The proteins below come from a single Ailuropoda melanoleuca isolate Jingjing chromosome 1, ASM200744v2, whole genome shotgun sequence genomic window:
- the FZD1 gene encoding frizzled-1, with protein MAEEEAPKKSRAAGGRASWELYARALPAGRVAEGSGDAGSRRQRRPPADSGRLARRLLLLLWLLEAPLLLGVRGQAVGQGPGQGPGPGQQPPPPPPQQQQSGQQYNGERGISIPDHGYCQPISIPLCTDIAYNQTIMPNLLGHTNQEDAGLEVHQFYPLVKVQCSAELKFFLCSMYAPVCTVLEQALPPCRSLCERARQGCEALMNKFGFQWPDTLKCEKFPVHGAGELCVGQNTSDKGTPTPSLLPEFWTSNPQHGGGGHRGGGFPGGAGASERGKFSCPRALKVPSYLNYHFLGEKDCGAPCEPTKVYGLMYFGPEELRFSRTWIGIWSVLCCASTLFTVLTYLVDMRRFSYPERPIIFLSGCYTAVAVAYIAGFLLEDRVVCNDKFSEDGARTVAQGTKKEGCTILFMMLYFFSMASSIWWVILSLTWFLAAGMKWGHEAIEANSQYFHLAAWAVPAIKTITILALGQVDGDVLSGVCFVGLNNVDALRGFVLAPLFVYLFIGTSFLLAGFVSLFRIRTIMKHDGTKTEKLEKLMVRIGVFSVLYTVPATIVIACYFYEQAFRDQWERSWVAQSCKSYAIPCPHLQAGGGAPPHPPMSPDFTVFMIKYLMTLIVGITSGFWIWSGKTLNSWRKFYTRLTNTKQGETTV; from the coding sequence ATGGCTGAAGAGGAGGCGCCTAAGAAGTCCCGGGCCGCCGGCGGCCGCGCGAGCTGGGAACTTTATGCCAGGGCGCTCCCGGCTGGACGGGTGGCGGAGGGGAGCGGGGACGCGGGCAGCCGTCGCCAACGCCGCCCCCCAGCTGACTCTGGACGCTTGGCGCGCCGGCTCCTGCTACTGCTTTGGCTGCTGGAGGCTCCACTGCTGCTGGGGGTCCGAGGGCAGGCGGTGGGCCAGGGGCCGGGCCAGGGGCCCGGGCCGGGGCAGcagcccccgccgccgccgcctcagCAGCAGCAGAGCGGACAACAGTACAACGGCGAGAGGGGCATCTCCATCCCGGACCACGGCTACTGCCAGCCCATCTCCATCCCGTTGTGCACGGACATTGCGTACAACCAGACCATCATGCCCAACCTTTTGGGCCACACGAACCAAGAGGATGCGGGCCTCGAGGTGCACCAGTTCTACCCCTTGGTGAAGGTGCAGTGCTCGGCGGAACTCAAATTCTTCCTGTGCTCCATGTACGCGCCCGTGTGCACCGTGCTGGAGCAGGCTCTGCCGCCCTGCCGCTCCCTGTGTGAGCGCGCGCGCCAGGGCTGCGAGGCGCTCATGAACAAGTTCGGGTTCCAGTGGCCCGACACGCTCAAGTGCGAGAAGTTCCCGGTGCACGGCGCCGGCGAGCTGTGCGTGGGCCAGAACACGTCGGACAAGGGCACCCCAACGCCCTCGTTGCTGCCGGAGTTCTGGACCAGCAACCCTCAGCACGGCGGCGGGGGGCACCGTGGCGGCGGCTTTCCGGGGGGCGCCGGCGCGTCGGAGCGAGGCAAGTTCTCGTGCCCGCGCGCCCTCAAGGTGCCCTCCTACCTTAACTACCACTTCCTGGGGGAGAAAGACTGCGGTGCGCCCTGTGAGCCGACCAAGGTGTACGGGCTCATGTACTTTGGACCGGAAGAGCTGCGCTTCTCGCGCACCTGGATCGGCATCTGGTCAGTGCTGTGCTGCGCCTCCACGCTCTTCACGGTGCTCACGTACCTGGTGGACATGCGGCGCTTCAGCTACCCGGAGCGGCCCATCATCTTCCTGTCTGGCTGCTACACGGCAGTGGCCGTGGCCTACATCGCCGGCTTCCTGCTGGAGGACCGAGTGGTGTGTAATGACAAGTTTTCCGAGGATGGGGCGCGCACAGTGGCGCAGGGCACGAAGAAGGAGGGCTGCACCATCCTCTTCATGATGCTCTACTTCTTTAGCATGGCCAGCTCCATCTGGTGGGTGATTCTGTCTCTCACCTGGTTCCTGGCAGCGGGCATGAAGTGGGGTCACGAAGCCATCGAGGCTAACTCGCAATATTTTCACCTGGCCGCCTGGGCCGTGCCGGCCATCAAGACCATCACCATCCTGGCGCTGGGCCAGGTGGATGGCGACGTGCTGAGCGGGGTATGCTTCGTGGGGCTCAACAATGTGGACGCGCTGCGCGGCTTCGTGCTGGCGCCACTCTTCGTGTACCTGTTCATCGGCACGTCTTTCCTGCTGGCCGGCTTTGTGTCGCTCTTCCGCATTCGCACCATCATGAAGCACGACGGCACCAAGACGGAGAAGCTGGAGAAGCTCATGGTGCGCATCGGCGTTTTCAGCGTGCTTTACACGGTGCCGGCCACTATCGTCATCGCCTGCTACTTCTATGAGCAGGCCTTCCGGGACCAGTGGGAGCGCAGCTGGGTGGCCCAGAGCTGCAAAAGCTATgccatcccctgcccccacctccaggcGGGTGGAGGCGCCCCGCCGCACCCGCCCATGAGCCCAGACTTTACAGTCTTTATGATCAAGTACCTTATGACGCTGATCGTGGGCATCACGTCAGGTTTCTGGATCTGGTCCGGCAAGACCCTCAACTCCTGGAGGAAGTTCTATACTAGGCTCACCAACACCAAACAGGGAGAGACCACCGTCTGA